CCGAGGACGAAGGCCGCCGCTGGCAGCTGGCCGGCGCCGAGCGGCCCACCCCCGTGCCCGTCCAGCGCGGCGACCTGGCGGCCTCCGTCGACGCCCTGCTCGGCAACGTCTTCCGGCACACCGTCGTCGGCACCGCCTTCTCCGTCGACGTGCTGGCCACCGACAGCTCGGTGATCGTCCTGGTCGGCGACGCCGGGCCGGGCTTCACCGACCCCGACGCCGCCCTGCAGCGCGGCCAGGGCCACGGCGGCGACGGCTCCACCGGCCTCGGGCTGGACATCGTCCGCAAGCTCGCCGAGGCCACCGGCGGCGACCTGGCGCTCGGCCGCTCCGCCGTCCTCGGCGGGGCCGAGATCCGGCTGCGCCTGCAGAGCCGCCCCGACGGCACCCCCGCCCGGGGCAGCCGCCGCCGCACCCGCAGCACCCTGTTCCAGCGATGACCGACCGTCAAAGTCGGTCCGCAGAAGGGCGATCCGGGCCATGGGCGAACTGATCTGGCAGATCGAGGCCTTCGCGGTGGTCGGCGACGAGCACCTCGCCGACCACCCGCTGCCGGACAGTTTCACCCCGGCCGACGCCGCTGCCCTGGTCGGGGACCACCCGGACCTGATCGGCTCCTGCTTCGAACTCGGCCCCGACCAGCTGGCGGCCGCCTCCCGGCTGCTCGGCGCCCCGCTGGACCCGGACGCCGCCGCGTACTTCCTGGTCGCCCGGGCGGCCCGCCCGTAGCCACCGGAGCGGGCCTGCCGACAGATCTTCCTTAAGTGCGCCGTAAGGGACCTGTTCGCCTCCCTGAGCAGGCCGCCGGGCCCCGCACCGCGCGGATAACGTCGGCCGTGCCCGGGCCGGACGAGGCGTCGCGACCCCCACCGACGACGCCTCCCGCGCCCGCCCGGGCCCCTGTTCCCACGGTCACCTCGCGGAGGTACGCCCACCATGACGTCCCAGTCCACCAGTCGTACCGGCCACCACCGGCGCAGCCGCAAGGGCACCGTCGTCGGAGCCTCGGTGGTCGCCGCCGCCGTCGTCGCCGGCGCGGTGGTCGCCCTGGCCACCTCCGCCAGCGCGGCCTCGCTGGGGGCCGTCTACAGCCGCACCAGCACCTGGGACGGCGGTTACACCGGCCAGTACCTGGTGACCAACCCCGACAGCCGCGCCATCGACGACTGGACGCTCAGCTTCGACCTCCCCGCGGGCGCCAGCATCAGCTCCCTGTGGAACGCCGGGTTCACCGCCTCGGGGCAGCACATCACCGTCAAGCCCGAGTCCTGGAACAAGCACCTCGACCCCGGCAAGACCCTCTCGGTGGGCTTCGTGGTCCAGGGCTCCGGCGCGGCCCAGGCCGAACCCGGCAACTGCCTCATCAACAACGCCTCCTGCAAGGCGGGGGACGGCACCCTGCCCACCCCCTCGGGCCGGCCCACCACGACGCCCACCGTGCAGCCCAGCGCCTCCGCCACGGCCGCGCCCACCACCGCCGCACCCAGCCCGACCGCCACCAGGACCCCCACCGCCACGCCCACCGGCGCGACGCCGACGCCGACCCCGACCGCCGCCCCGGTCACCGGTACGGGCTTCGCCCCGTACGTCGACACCTCGCTCTACCCGCCGTACGACCTGGTCGCCACCGCGAAGGCCACCGGCGTCAAGAACTTCAACCTCGCCTTCGTGGTGTCCGGTGGCGGCTGCACCCCGAAGTGGGGCGGCGTCAGCGACCTCGCCACCGACGCGGTGGCCGCGCAGATCGGCGGGCTGCGGGCCGCCGGCGGCGACGTCCGGGCCTCCTTCGGCGGCGCCAACGGCAGCGAACTCGCCCTGGTCTGCGGCACGGTGGCCGATCTGACCGCCGCGTACCAGAAGACCGTCGACGCGTTCGGTCTGACCAAGGTCGACTTCGACGTCGAGGGCGGCGCGATCGCCGACGCCGCCGCCAACACCCGCCGCGCCCAGGCGATCGCGCAGCTGCAGAAGAACGCCGCCGCCAAGGGCCGCACCCTGGACGTCTCCTACACCCTCCCGGCGCTGCCCACCGGCCTCACCCAGGAGGGCGTCAACCTGGTCGCCGACGCCAAGAAGAACGGTGTCGCGATCGGCGCCGTCAACATCATGGCGATGGACTTCGGCGACGGCGTCGCCCCCAACCCGCAGGGCCAGATGGGCAAGTACGCCATCGCCGCGGCCACCGCGACCCAGGCGCAGGTCAAGAGTGTCCTCGGCCTCGACGACGGCGCCGCCTGGGGCAAGGTGGCGGTGACCCCGATGATCGGCGTCAACGACGTCTCCACCGAGGTCTTCACCGTCGCCGACGCCAAGCAGCTCGCCGACTTCGCCAAGTCCAAGCACCTGGCCTGGCTGGCGATGTGGTCCGGCACCCGGGACAAGGCCTGCGACGGCGGCGCCAAGCAGTACGCGGACGCCTCCTGCAGCAGCATCGTCCAGCAGCCGCTCGACTTCACCCGGGCCCTGGGCGCCTACACCGGCTGACCCCCGCCGGCCCCCACCCGCCCGGCCGCGACTCCCGCCAGGAGCCGCGGCCGGACCGGTTCCACCCGCCGGGACGCCACGGCGACCGGGGCTGACAGGCGGTCAGCGCCGGCCGGGCACACCGGCCGCCCACGACCGGACGGCCGAAGGGGTGGGCTATTTTGGGGAACAGAGCGCGCGGCGTCCGGCCCGCGCGACGGGGGACGACCCGCCACGGCGGGCGGTGAACGGGGGCGAACGGACGATGCCGATCGACACGAGCGGGGGCGGATCCGGGTTCGAGGTGAATCCGGAGGTCCTGGAGGGCGCGGGACAGAACGGCCGGCGGACGGCGGCGCGGATCCCGGACCAGGCCAAGGGCGTGCTGGCGCCGGCCGAGGCGGCCCAGGGCGCCCTGAAGGGGTGGGGGAGCGGCGCGGCCCTCAGCGGCTGCACCGACAGCTGGAAGGCGGCCCTGGACTCCACCGCCGCGGACATGGACCGCTGCGGGGACAACCTGGTCAGGACCGCCGCCAACTACCGCGCGGCCGACCAGGCGACTGCCGGCGGAATGGCGGCCGCCGGCGACACCACCGGCCTCACAGCCACCATGAGCACCATGGCCGCCACCGACCTCGACGGCGCCCACACCCTGCCCTACCCGGCCCCGCCCCGCAGCGGGAGCGGCCCGGACGCGGTGATCCTGCCCTACCCGGACCGGCCCGGCGCCGAGGAACCGGGGGTCGTCCACCCGGTCGCCCCCGGCGGCCGCGACCCGATCGCGCCCGGCCGGCCGGGGACCGTCCCGCCGACCTGGACCGGCCCGGGGCCCGCGATCGTCCACCCGATCGCGCCCGGCGGCCGCGACCCGATCGCGCCCGGCCGGCCGGGAATCGTCCCGCCGACCTGGACCGGCCCCGCGCCCGCGATCGTCCACCCGATCGCGCCCGGCGTGACCCGGCCCGCCGCCGTCACCCCGATCGACTGGATCACGGCGCCGTACCCGGTGGACGTCATGCCGGTCTTCGTACCGGGCAAGGTCCACCCCCTGCCCGCGCCCGCCGGGCCGGACGAGCCCTTCGAGATCCACCACTTCGACCCGCCGACCAAGGAGGCGCAGGAGCAGATGCACCGCGCCATCATGGGCGAGGGTCCCGCACCGAGGGGGCTGTGACCATGGACTTCCGAACGCTGCGCGAGGCCGACCCGAGCGCCCTCGAAACCGCCGCCCAGGCGTACGCCAAACTGCAGGACGCACTCCAGGCGGACCAGCGCGAGTGGCGGGACGGCACCGCCGACCCGGTCGCCCACTCCGGCTGGCAGGGCCCCGCCGCCTCCGCGGCCAACGGGTCCGTCGGGCGGACCGGCAAGAAGCTCGACGACACCACCACGGGGCTCGCCCCGATGAGCAAACTGCTGAACCAGGGCGCCGTCGACATCAGGGCCGCCCAGAACGACCTCCGGCAGACCATCGACGAGGCGACGGCCAACGGCCTGCGCGTCGGCGACGACGGCAGCGTCTCCTGGGAGGCGACCCCGACCGCCTACACCGACGAGGCGACCGCGGCCCGGGCGGACGCCGACCTCAAGCAGCGGGCCGAGCAGACCAGCGCCAGGATCGGCCACATCGTCGAGCGGGCCGCCGACACCGACCAGGCCCTCAGCGCACGGCTCGACGCCATCAGCAGCACCGCCCGCGGCCTGGCCGCGCAGGCCCGCCCGGCCTGAGAACGGCCCCCCAGGCGCCCCGGCCCCCGCGACGCACCGCCGTCGCGGGGGCCGGGGCGCCTGGGGGGCCGCCGGGCCTCCCGCCCGGCCCCGCCCACCGCCCGGGCGGCCCGCCACCCATCGGGTAGGGTCGCTAGTTGGTCGAACGGCGGACGGAGCTGACAGTGACAGCGGTGCATGACGAGCGCAGGGCGGCGCAGGCCGTGCCGGGCCCGGATCCCGCCGCCGCGCCGGACCGGCCGTCCGGACGGCTGGCGGCCGCCCTGTCGGCCCCCGTCCGCGCGGTGCGCCAGGCACCGCGCCGTCCGATGCTGACCGCCGGCGCCGTGGCCTTCGTCTCACTGCTCACCTACGCGATCGTCCGGCACTTCGTCGGGACCTCGATGGTCGACATGATCGTCTACCGGGCCGAGGGCTCCGCCGTGGTGAACGGCGGGGACCTCTACGGGTTCCGGGTGACCGAGTGGGCCCTGCCCGCCACCTACCCGCCGTTCGCGGCCATGCTCTTCGTCCCCACCACCTGGTTCGGGATCGGCTTCCTGCGGATCGCCATCACGGTCGGGAACGTCGCCCTGCTCGCGCTGCTCGCCCACCTGTCCTTCAAACTGGTCGGCTGGCCGCGCCGGGAGCTGCGCCCGGTCGGGGTGGTCCTGATCGCCGGCTGCGGGGTCTGGCTGGAGCCCGTCTTCACCACCCTGCGCTACGGGCAGGTCAACCTCGCGCTGGCCTGCCTGATCCTGTGGGACCTCACCCGCTCCGACGCCCGGCTCGCCAAGGGCATCGGCATCGGCATCGCCGCCGGCATCAAGCTCACCCCGGGCCTGTTCGCCGTCTACCTGCTCGTCACCGGGCGGATCCGTGCGGCCTTCGTGGCCGGCTTCGCCTTCCTCGGCACCTTCCTGCTCGGCGCGCTGTTCCTGCCCGACGCCACCTGGGGCTACTGGACCAAGTACCTGTTCGACTCCACCCGGGTCGGCAAGACCGAGATCGTCGACAACCAGTCCGTCCGCGGCGCCGTCGCCCGGCTGCTGCACACCGCCGAGCCCGGCACCCTCGCCACGCTGGCGGGCGGCCTGGTCGCCCTCGCCGGCGTCGGCGTCGCGGCCTACGCCTTCCGCAGCGCCCGGGTGCTCCCGCGCGCCGAGGCATGGGGCGTCTGCTGCGCGGCGGTCACGGCCGTGCTGGTCTCCCCGATCAGCTGGACCCACCACTGGGTGTGGTGCGTCCCGGTGCTCGTCCTGCTGGCCGCCGAGGCGGCCCAGGAGGCCTCGCGCCCGGCCGCCGTCCGGCGACTGCGCTGGCGGCCGATCTTCGTGGCGACCCTGATCGCCTTCTGCTCCTTCGCGATGTGGCTGGTCCCGCACAAGGGCGACCTCGACCAGCACCTCAGCCCGCTCAGCCAGCTCCCCGCCGCGGTCTACCCGCTGGTCGGCGTCTGCTTCCTGCTGGTCGCCGCGCTGCGCACCGCCTCACGCCGCCGCGCCGCCGGCCTCCCGCTGCTGGGGACCGACCGCCGGGCGGACGGGCGGACGGACGCGCAGCCCGGCAACCGGGCGGATGCGCCGCCGGACGCGGGTCGGAGCCCCGCCGCCGGGTCGGCAGCGGCCGGCCCCGCCCCCGAGCGTCAGCAGGCCCCCGCGGCCGGCTGACACCCCCGGACGGCGCAGCCCGGCCCGGCCGGCCGGGCCACCCGGACGCGGCCCGCTCATGCCAGCAACGCGGCGAGCGAGCCGTCCATGTCCAGCGCCGCCAGCTCACTGCCCGGCGGCACCAGCCGATGCGCCCGCTCCAGCCAGGCCGCCACCACCGGCAGCGGCGCCTCCAGCAGCGCGTCCCCGGCCGGCGAGCTCAGCGCCATGCACAGCACACTGCGCCGCCCGGCCGCGCCGCCGCCGGCCCGGGACTGGGCGGCGGCCGGCCAGATCCGCACATCCCCCTGCCCGCACGGCCGGAAGGTGCCCTCCACCAGCAACTCCCGGGCGAACACCCAGGTCACCGGTGTCCCGGTGTCCAGGTGGAAGGTGATGTGCACCGCGAACGGGTCGTGGCTGCCGTACGACAGCCGGGCCGGGACGGGCACGCTGTGCTCGGGGGAGAGAATCAGGTTCAGTTCCAGCTCGTGCTCGACCACGCTCGTCGAGTGCTCCATCGTCGCGTTCCTCTCTGCTCTGCCTTCGGTCCGGGCCCGGCCCGCGCCGGGCCCTGCCACCGTTGAGAGCACGGTCCGCCCGGGGTCTTACACGGGTTTCGTGGAATCACGGCCAATTCGTGGCCGAGGTTCCGCCGGATTCCGTCGAGCAGGGGTGAACTTCCCCCGGCGGGCGCGTGCCCGAGACCGCGCGCCGGGCGCGCGGCGGCCCCGGAGGGCACGGACATACCCGTACGGGCGCCCGGCTGTCCGGGGAATGCCCAAGTTCCGCCCTGAGGGGCGCCGAGGTACTACCCTTTGTGACTGCCCGGCGACTGTCCGCCCATGAGTGCAGGCGAGCAGCCGCCAATCGGCGCGGCCGCTCGTCGGCACGGCGCACCGGCCCTGCCAGGAAAGAAGACCCTCATGACGGACCTGCCCTTCGCCGGCGGCGCGGACACGACCGTCGGCCCCGTCCCGGGCTACTACGCCGACCCCTCGATCCCCGGCTACGTCCGCTACTGGGGCGGTACCGCCTGGGTGCCCGGCACCAGCAGGCCCACCCCGGCCGAGGGCGAGGTGCTGGAGCCGCCGCGCTTCCTGGGCCGCCCCGGCCGGCCGGCGGGCGCCCGGTACGTGCCGCCGCCGTCGGGTTCGGGGCTGGCGGCCGAGGGCGGTACGGGCGCCGGAACGGGCGCCGGACCGGGTGCAGGGCCGGGCGGGCGGCCGGACGGCGCCGGTGGTGCGGCCGGGACGGCCGGGACGGGCACCGGCGGCGGCCCGGGCGGCGGGACGGTGCTCAGCCCCGGGGACACCGGGCCGGTCTACTTCGACCAGACGACCGGCGGGGCGTCCTTCGTCCTCGCCCCGCAGGCGGAGCTGGAACTGCGCCGGCAGGCGGACATCGCGGCGTGGGCGGCGCAGGAGCAGTCGGCGGCGCACGGGTCGGTACCGGCGCACGGGCAGGCGCCGGGGCAGGCGCACGGACACGGTCCGGGGCCGGGGGAGGCCAAGGCGCAGTGGGGCGGGCACCCCTTCTCCTCCCCGCTCCCGGCGGCGGACGAGGAGCGCGCCCCGCAGGTGGCCGGCGCCGTCCTGCGGGTCGCCGAGCCGGTACTGCGGAACGCGGCCGCCGCCGCTTCCGCGAGCCGGGCCGAGGCCCCGACCACCTACGCCGACCCGCAGCCGGCGCCGGTGCCGCACCAGTCGACCGGCGGGGCCGAACCGGCGGGCCCGCTGCCGTCGGTCGGCAGCTCGGGCTGGCAGGCCGACCCGCGCGCCCAGCGCGGCCTGCTGGAGACCGGCGGCTCGCCCCGCTGGGTCTCCTGGGGCGTGCTCCCCGGCGCCGAGGCCCCGCCCGAGGCCCTGTCCGAAACCCCGTCCGAGATCCAGGCCTGGCCCATGTCCCAGGAGCGGCCCGGACACCGGTCCGCCGCGAACCCCGAGGCCGCCACCGAGATCCAGCCGGCGACCCCGGAGCCCACGCCGACGAAGGTGGCGGCCTGGAGCCGGGTCGAGCTACGTGGCGAGCCGCGGACGGAGCCCGAGGCGGGGCCCGCGCCTGCGGCGGGGGTGGACGACGGACCTGCGTCCGGGGTGACGGCCGCGAGCCCCGGGTCCGGCCCGGCCCCGAGCCCGGCGGGGCGGCCCGCCGCGCTGCTCCCCGGCCCGGCCGCCGCCCCGGACGGCAGGACGGCCGCCCGCACCGACGGCGGTGCCGCCGGTGCCGCCGCTCCCGCATCGGCCGCCGACCGGCCTCCCGCCGCCGACCGTGGCACCGCCGTCGGTCGTGGCGCCACCACCGGACGCGCCGCCGCCGCTGTGTCCGTGTCCGTCGCCACGACCGCTGCCGCGACCGCCGGGGCACGGTCCGGCCCGGCCGCCGCCGGCCCGGCCCGGCGCCCGTCCGCGACTCGGAGGCCCGCCCCCCGCCCGGCGGCAGGGCTGGTCCGCCGGCTCGTGGCGCGGATCGTGGACACCACGGTGATGGCGATCGTCGCGGTCGCCGCCGGACTGCCGCTCGCCTCCGCGGCCACCGAACACGTCCAGGACAAGCTCGACCGAGCCAGGACGGCCAGCACCCTGGCCGGCCGTCAGGTCCAGGTCTGGCTGGTGGACGGCGTGGTGATGGGCAAGGCCGGCGTCCTGCTGGCGGTCCTGCTGTTCGTCGGCGTCCTGTACGAAGTCCTCCCGACCGCCCGGACCGGCCAGACCTTCGGCAAGCGCCTGATGGGCATCCGCGTGGTCGATGCGACCGTCGAGGCCCGGCCGCCCGCCCGCGGCCAGGGGGGCGCCCGCGGCAAGGAGAGCGCCACGGCCCGCCCGGGCGCCCGTAGCGGGACCGCCGCACCCCAGGCGAAGCAGCGGCCGGGGGGAGCCGGAACGCCCACGCTGGGACGCTCCTTCCTCCGATGGATCGTCAGGCAGCTCGCCTCGGTCCTGGTGATCGGCCTCTGCTGGCCGCTGTTCGACCGGAAGGCCCGGCGCGGGTGGCAGGACCGGGCGGCCCGCACCCGGGTGGTCAGGGCCTGAAGGGCCGTGCGCCAGGATAAAACGGACTAAATGTCCCGAATTTGCACTAAGGGTGATGTTCTACTCAGGGCATGAGCACCTACGACCCCTCAGGGCCCGAGCCGGAGGAGGGCGGTAAGCCCTCGTTCGACAAGAACCCCCCGCCAGCGGGCGGCACGCCGTCAGGTGCGCCGTCCGACCCGTACGGCACTCCGACACCGCCGCCCGGTGACCCGTACGGCACCCCGCCCCCGGCCGGCAGCCCGTACGATCGGCCCGGCGCCTACGGCGGCACCTACGGAGGCGGCCCCTCCGACCAGCCACCGCCCGGTCAGGGCTACGGGACGGGCTACGGCCCCGGCGGCCAGGGCTCGCCCGGCGCCGGCCCGGTGCCGGGCATGCCGCCGCTCGGCAGCTGGCCGAACCGGATCCTGGCGCGCGTCATCGACTACCTGCTGGTGCAGATCGTGGCGATCCTGCTGGTGCTGCCCTTCGCCAGCCTCGGCAACCGCAGCGGCTCGACCGGAGCCTTCTGGCTGGCCTGCATCCTCTGGTTCTTCTACGAGGGCCTCATGCTCAGCCGGGACGGCCAGACCCTCGGTAAGAAGGCCATGAAGGTCCGCGTCGCCATGCTGGTCGACGGCAACATCCCTACCAAGCCGGCCGCCTGGACCCGCTCCGCCGTCTTCATCGTCCCCGCCGTGATCTGCTGCGCGATGCTCTGGTGGGTGATCGACGGCCTGTTCGGCGTCTTCGACAAGCCCTACCGCCAGTGCATCCACGACAAGTCGGCGAAGACCGTGGTGGTGTCCACCGTCTGACCTTGCCCGAGCCGCCGGACACAAGGGCGTGGGGGAGGCCACCCGCATCGGGTGGCCTCCCCCACGCCCTTCCGGCACGGCTCAGCCCTGCCGCGCGTACTCCCGGGAGGCAGAGGTCCGGACGCCGGGCCCGGCCGGGACGACCGGCGGCACCGCGACGGGTCGAGGGGCCGCCGGACGGCGACGGCCCGCCATGGACAGCGCCGTGGCAAGGGTGCCGAGGGCCAGGGCGACGGCCACCACGACCGCGATCTCCAGGGCGCCGGTGACCCCCGAGACGCTGAGCAGGGCCACGGTGGCGACGACGACGGTGAGGGTGCCGGTGCAGATCTGAGCGACTGTGGGGCGCGGCATGGCGGTCGGTCCTTCGCGCGTCGGGGGCTGCGGAGTGGTCGGGCTGCGGAGCTGTGCGAGGTGGAACGCCTACGGGAGAATGCCTACCCAGCTTGGGAGTTCGGTAAGTTCACCCTAACTCGGCATATGCGGGGCACAGGGGGCGCACAGGCTCATCACACGGTCGTGCGCCCCTGCGGACGGCCGAAAACCGACCTCGGTACGGTGATCACAGCACCCCGTCGTACCGCCTCGTACGTACGGCTCCGCCCGCCGCCCGTACGGCTCGCCCGCCCGAACCGCCCGCCCGTACCGCTTGCCCGTACCGCCCTGACCGTTGTGCTCCGCCCCGCTCCGTCCGGGCGCCCGTCCGCTCCGCGGCTCCGGCGCCCGATCCGCACCGACACCGCCTGGGGGACCCGTGCCCATTCCCGCCGACTGGCCGACCACCGAGACCGAGGCCCTCGCCGAACAGGACCGCCTGCGCGCCCTGGTGGAGCCGTTCGGCCCGGGCCCGGTCGACGGCGACCTCGTGGCCGGCGTCGACGTCGCCTACGACGACGAACGCGACCTCGTGGTCGCCGCCGCCGTCCTGCTCGACCACAGCACCCTGGAGGTCGTCGAGGAGGCGACCGCGGTCGGCCGGATCGCCTTCCCCTACATCCCCGGCCTGCTCGCCTTCCGCGAACTCCCCGCCGTACTCGACGCCCTGGCCGCCCTCACCCGCACCCCCGACCTGGTGGTCTGCGACGGGTACGGCCTCGCCCATCCCCGTCGCCTCGGTCTCGCCAGTCACCTCGGCGTCCTCACCGGCCTGCGCACCTACGGCGTGGCCAAGACGCCCTTCACCTTCACCGGCACCGCCCCGGGGCCCGAACGCGGCTCCTGGGCACCGCTCATGGACACCCGGACCGGCGACGGCCAGGGCGAGGAAGTCGTCGGCCGCGCGGTCCGCACCCGCACCGGCGTCAAGCCGGTCTTCGTCTCCGTCGGCCACCGCATCGGCCTGGACGAGGCCACCGCCAGCACCCTCCACCTCGCCCGCGACTACCGCCAGCCCGAAACCACCCGCCGCGCCGACTCCCTCTGCCGCCGCGCCCTGACGGACCTGCAGCACACCACCGCCTGAACCGCCGAGCGCCCGCCGGGCCCGGAATCGCAGGTCAGGGACGGCGGCGGCAATCCGCCCCGGAGGGGCCGTTCTGCCCGTCGGTGCCATGTGTTAGACATAAGGGTTACGGCTTGAATGCTGCCCCGCCGAAGGTCCGTCGACCGGACCGCATGCCGGCGGGTCACACAGGATGCATGAGATGCACGGGGGAGGTACGAGGCGTGAGCACGGGGACAGGTTCGAGCGGCGGCTCCGGAAGCGGCTACCGCGTTGAGGTGGACAACCTGAAGGCTTTCGCCGCACAGGTACGCCGACTGCTGGCGGAGTTCGAGGCGTACGCGGACGGCACCAAGACGCACGGACAGAGCGCCATCGGCAAGAACGCGTTCGGCACGTTCGCGGAGGCCCAGGACCTCCACGCGCAGTACGAGGTCATGCGGGACGGCCTGCGCGACGTCATGAACCAACTTCAGGACGCGGTGAACGACGCCCACCGCAAGGCCGAACTCACCGCCGTCAACTACGAGGAGCAGGAGCACGCCGCCTCGCAGAAGCTCAAGCTCAGCTCGGACGGCTGGTCGGTGGCCAACCCGTCCGCCGCGAGCACCGCCGCGGTGACCCAGGCAGCCACCCCGCCCGTCAGTACCGTGCAGCCCCGGACCGCGGCCGCCGGCCGACCCGGCCAGCCGGCCCAGCCCGGATGGTGAGAGGCCGCACCATGATGACTGAAATCCAGCCCCAGGCCGGTCGTGCGAGCGGGACGGGAGACGCCCGATCATGAGTTTCACCGACTTCAACAGCTACAGCCACGGCTCGCTCCGGAGCATGGTGCAAGCCATGAACTCGGGCGAGGTGATGAGCGCCAGCGACCCGTGGCGGCGGGCCGCCGACACCCTCAAGGCGATCCACACCTCCCTCCAGTCCACTTCCGGCGAGGCCGCCCTCGACTGGGAGGGCTCGTCCAGCGACGCCTTCTACTCGAAGATGACGAAGCTCGCGAACAACATCAACAACACCGCGTCGTACGCCCAGGACGCCGCCGAGACCCTGAAGCACATGGCCCAGGCCATCGACCAGGCGAAGAAGACCATGCCCGAGGAACCGGGCCTCTGGGACCAGTTCACCGACGGCTTCGGCGACACCGTCTCCGCCACCTTCGGCGGTGACGACGAGGACACCAAGACCGCCGTCACCGACGAGAAGAAGGCCCAGGCCGTCGCGGTGATGCAGATCCTGGCGAGGAAGTACCAGGCGGCTACGCCGGTGCTCAAATCGCCGCGGGATCGGTTCGACGAATCGGGTGAGATTGTTGCTCCCGGGGATCCCACCGGGGCGGCAATCGTCGGATTGATCGCCGGAGCCGGTCTGGGCACGGTGGGTTCCAACGGTTCCGGGAGTGGTGGTAGCGGCAGTCGGTCCTCGCAGTCCAGGCCCGGCGGCACAAGCGTTGCCCCAACCCCTAAGGCACCCAAGACAAACGTCGCCGTGGCACCTGCGGACCCGGCCATCAAGGGTGGCTCGGCGCAGCCCGCCCCCAAGCCGCCGACCCCGGCCAACTTCGGCCCTGGTACCGGAATCGACGGCGCCGTCCTGGCGCCGTCGCCCGCCGGGTCGGGCACCGGTTCGTCGAATCTCGGCGGCACCGGAGCAGGTGGCACCGGCACCGGCCATGCGGGTTCGGGCGGGCTCTCCGGCGGAGTGCCCCAGGGGGGTCTCGGCGGGATCGGCACCGGCAACA
The sequence above is a segment of the Kitasatospora sp. NBC_00240 genome. Coding sequences within it:
- a CDS encoding WXG100 family type VII secretion target, with translation MSFTDFNSYSHGSLRSMVQAMNSGEVMSASDPWRRAADTLKAIHTSLQSTSGEAALDWEGSSSDAFYSKMTKLANNINNTASYAQDAAETLKHMAQAIDQAKKTMPEEPGLWDQFTDGFGDTVSATFGGDDEDTKTAVTDEKKAQAVAVMQILARKYQAATPVLKSPRDRFDESGEIVAPGDPTGAAIVGLIAGAGLGTVGSNGSGSGGSGSRSSQSRPGGTSVAPTPKAPKTNVAVAPADPAIKGGSAQPAPKPPTPANFGPGTGIDGAVLAPSPAGSGTGSSNLGGTGAGGTGTGHAGSGGLSGGVPQGGLGGIGTGNKTQGGGTGSLSGGQNKAGAVGREFGRGGTGSGAARGGSAFGAGGMNEGGFGGGRGAAGGRGGASAVRRSGGVAGQSTGMGAGSGRKAFTEGGSGLGARARVQAEHGAGPQGGKGAQGQGMPLSDAQRRKKDREKGSKRPDYLVEDEETWVSGQHSNPNVVE